In one window of Juglans regia cultivar Chandler chromosome 3, Walnut 2.0, whole genome shotgun sequence DNA:
- the LOC109018562 gene encoding coiled-coil domain-containing protein 18-like isoform X1, whose product MFRLHNKNKHAKSGNRVDFNFSRFKALQVPKGWDKLLVSIISVETGKTLSKSGKALVHNGSCQWAETLSGSLRISQDDPSKELEDCFFKLVVSTASSRSGILGEAIVNMIAYMSSPSPAPVSLPLNKCNYGTILQVKIHCLTPITKLRDEESKETNFRMEHQEANYNDVDSKSDVSGSTFTRSIGSSSSKDLGSTSHPGEPGSRETSFSASSSHHSNDSREGSTGREKFSPRSSLSSDGHGLIGREAAIGSQDIVHSGFNPIGNPIQSDHSSSNLRLTASGNDSQNSWQEFATSSLKPAGSSKNLMEAAHDTIDRAEAKMWERDARKLMLDLDILRKEFTEQSKNQENLTMELSAAYADRDGLKKLVEQMKISLERPMVQQAETEHSTFQDEDISHIQKELKDELKFQKESNADLALQLQRSQASNLELVSVLQELEETIEKQKIEINTLSAPPSKLSDIENFIQVTVEENRNLMLQLQQLQESEKSLQVKVQQLEQALEKNHPEGSEGSLNNYTILEIEANFKGRLDAKDEEILMLRAKLSESLKGRNFPDRGSINEGDANLIREIEILKEKMQELERDCDELTDENLELLFKLKEAKKNSMMGGTIVDLPTNELLNKSFVSFEPEMTEHKSQMYCVEDKLQIKNLVETEDKDFLSTQELETLNIELQNQVTEQGKKLTDKISDIAKLETKLQYKEEEIGVLKQCQIDLEAKISHLQKENIQLEKQMKVMHRESDITSKCLNDLRSDLIVSNSLDSHVSANKILERKSSELENGKHELELCIMELKQENMQLSLCISGLEDQLRHLTDERESKSQAQSLQDEISRLRIEISSEKADMKEKLQDMQNRWSEAQEECDYLVRENSKLKATAVNLIEECSTLQKSNGELRKQKSELHERFALLEAKLRESEIKFENCSKSVGILEDNISSMLVDISSKEKSLTSELDALVVENRRNVEKLTVGERLFNQMYLEKNVELENLQQHVEHLTDQLSAIHEAKERIATDAVLEVSNLLADKVSLESALQESQTKMKWIENELEMTRTESESKLQSLIDELAASKQNQEKLMADHERVFKLLENYKSDEEKFKNTVNGLELKLAFSEYEREQLLEESKKMKVELQNMAHLHDDVLAVKNDLHATKLEKERLEASLHLISGECEDLKTEKNLLVEKISALEDCKRKRVTLEDKAQCAREAELKTELGQIKKANRQYQQKIRLLEEEKDQCVTKAQALEEELKLMKEGKQNQKESSSPKIPSFSKTNSKVTPVREDMKPSKKNEMVKNSSQHRDSKRRQPLKNGKVQELLNDQQKLSGNQYQREDDSGNEIPDGSSPAVGVDPASKLQLLENELAKALEANNIYKAQIDRLLSEGQSSHTDVSRKSTAEDEIVAKERNGRTKSSLEAELIDIRERYLHMSLKYAEVEAQREELVMKLKTVKNVKRTWLS is encoded by the exons ATGTTCAGACTCCACAACAAGAACAAGCATGCCAAATCTGGTAACAGAGTTGATTTCAACTTCTCCCGCTTCAAGGCCCTCCAG GTTCCGAAAGGCTGGGACAAGCTGCTTGTATCTATTATCTCTGTCGAAACTGGGAAAACGCTGTCAAAGTCAGGCAAAGCACTTGTACATAATGGAAGTTGTCAATGGGCAGAAACTCTGTCAGGATCTTTACGGATTTCACAGGATGACCCTTCAAAGGAGCTAGAAGATTGTTTCTTCAAGCTTGTTGTCTCCACG GCTTCATCTAGATCTGGCATCCTTGGGGAGGCCATTGTCAACATGATAGCCTATATGAGTTCACCTTCTCCTGCTCCAGTTTCACTGCCACTGAATAAGTGCAATTATGGGACAATCTTACAA GTAAAAATTCACTGCCTGACACCAATAACAAAACTCAG GGATGAAGAATCGAAAGAGACGAATTTTCGTATGGAACATCAGGAAGCAAATTATAATGATGTGGACTCTAAGTCAGATGTGTCTGGAAGCACATTTACGAGGAGTATTGGATCTTCCTCTAGTAAAGATTTGGGATCTACCTCTCACCCAGGAGAACCTGGGAGTAGG GAAACAAGTTTCTCTGCATCGAGTTCACATCATAGCAATGATTCGAGGGAGGGTTCCACAGGGAGGGAAAAGTTCTCCCCGAGAAGCAGCTTAAGTAGTGATGGACATGGTCTAATTGGAAGAGAAGCAGCAATCGGCTCCCAAGACATTGTGCATTCTGGTTTCAATCCCATCGGTAATCCTATTCAATCAGATCATTCATCATCTAATTTGCGGCTAACAGCATCAGGAAATGACTCCCAGAATAGTTGGCAAGAATTTGCAACATCATCTTTGAAACCTGCTGGTTCTTCTAAAAATCTTATGGAAGCAGCACATGATACAATTGATCGTGCAGAAGCAAAGATGTGGGAGAGGGATGCACGGAAGCTGATGCTCGATTTGGATATACTGAGGAAGGAATTCACCGAACAGTCCAAAAACCAGGAAAATTTAACCATGGAGCTTTCAGCAGCATATGCTGATCGTGATGGTTTAAAGAAACTTGTTGAACAAATGAAAATCTCACTAGAGAGACCTATGGTGCAACAAGCAGAGACTGAGCATTCAACATTTCAAGATGAAGACATATCCCATATTCAAAAAGAACTAAAGGATGAACTGAAGTTTCAGAAAGAATCCAATGCCGATTTGGCTCTGCAGTTGCAGCGGAGTCAAGCATCAAATCTTGAGCTCGTTTCTGTTCTTCAGGAGCTGGAGGAGACCATAGAAAAGCAGAAAATTGAGATAAACACTCTTTCAGCACCACCATCAAAACTTAGTGACATTGAAAACTTTATCCAAGTAACTGTGGAAGAAAACAGAAATTTAATGCTCCAGCTGCAACAATTGCAGGAATCAGAGAAGAGTTTGCAAGTTAAGGTACAACAGCTGGAGCAGGCCTTGGAGAAAAATCATCCTGAAGGGAGTGAAGGGAGTTTGAACAACTACACCATTTTAGAAATTGAGGCCAACTTCAAAGGTAGATTAGATGCTAAAGACGAAGAAATCCTTATGTTAAGAGCAAAGTTATCCGAGTCTCTTAAAGGAAGAAACTTCCCTGATAGGGGATCCATAAATGAAGGTGATGCAAATCTAATCAGAgaaattgaaatattgaaagaaaaaatgcagGAGCTAGAAAGGGATTGCGATGAGCTGACAGATGAAAACCTTGAACTTTTATTCAAGCTTAAGGAAGCAAAAAAGAATTCCATGATGGGAGGCACTATTGTCGATCTTCCAACCAATGAGCtattaaataaatcttttgtcAGCTTTGAGCCTGAAATGACTGAACATAAATCCCAAATGTACTGTGTGGAAGATAAGTTACAGATTAAAAATCTCGTGGAGACTGAAGATAAGGACTTTCTCTCTACTCAAGAACTTGAGACTTTGAACATAGAACTGCAAAATCAAGTTACAGAACAGGGTAAGAAATTGACTGACAAAATTTCTGATATTGCAAAACTTGAGACTAAGTTGCAGTATAAGGAAGAAGAGATTGGAGTACTTAAACAGTGTCAGATTGATTTGGAGGCTAAGATCTCTCAtcttcaaaaggagaatatccAGCTAGAGAAACAAATGAAAGTCATGCATAGAGAAAGTGATATCACATCTAAATGCTTAAATGATTTGCGAAGTGATTTGATAGTTAGCAACAGCTTGGACTCCCATGTTTCTGCCAATAAGATTCTGGAAAGGAAATCTTCAGAGCTAGAAAATGGAAAACACGAACTAGAGCTTTGTATAATGGAGCTTAAACAAGAAAATATGCAGTTATCATTGTGTATATCTGGTTTGGAAGATCAACTAAGACATTTGACTGATGAGAGGGAGTCCAAATCTCAGGCTCAGAGTCTTCAGGATGAGATCTCTAGGTTAAGGATTGAGATAAGTTCTGAAAAGGCAGATATGAAAGAGAAGTTACAGGACATGCAAAACCGCTGGTCAGAAGCTCAGGAAGAATGTGACTATCTTGTaagagaaaattcaaaattaaaagcaacAGCTGTGAATCTCATTGAAGAATGCAGTACGCTTCAGAAATCAAATGGAGAGTTGAGGAAGCAAAAATCAGAGTTGCATGAGCGTTTTGCCCTCTTGGAGGCAAAGTTGAGAGAGTCagagataaaatttgaaaattgctCCAAAAGTGTTGGAATCTTAGAagataatatttcttcaatgttgGTAGATATTTCTTCAAAAGAGAAAAGCCTTACTTCAGAATTAGATGCACTTGTTGTCGAAAATAGAAGAAACGTAGAAAAACTTACTGTGGGAGAAAGATTATTCAATCAGATGtatttggagaaaaatgttGAACTTGAGAACCTCCAGCAACATGTAGAACACCTAACCGATCAACTTTCTGCAATTCATGAGGCAAAAGAGAGAATAGCTACTGATGCTGTGCTTGAAGTATCCAATTTACTGGCAGATAAAGTTAGTTTGGAATCTGCTCTTCAAGAGTCTCAAACCAAGATGAAGTGGATTGAGAATGAGCTTGAAATGACACGAACAGAATCTGAATCGAAGCTGCAAAGCCTGATTGATGAGCTTGCGGCTTCGAAACAAAACCAGGAAAAGCTGATGGCTGACCATGAAAGGGTGTTTAAGTTGTTGGAGAATTATAAATCAGAtgaagaaaagtttaaaaataccgTGAATGGTCTTGAGCTAAAGCTCGCATTTTCAGAATATGAACGGGAACAACTTTTGGAAGAATCCAAAAAAATGAAGGTTGAGCTCCAGAATATGGCACATCTTCATGATGATGTTTTGGCTGTTAAGAATGACCTTCATGCAACCAAGCTCGAGAAAGAGAGATTGGAAGCATCACTGCATCTAATATCTGGAGAATGTGAAGATCTGAAGACAGAGAAGAATTTACTGGTTGAAAAGATCTCTGCTTTAGAGGACTGTAAACGTAAAAGAGTCACACTAGAAGACAAGGCGCAATGTGCTCGGGAAGCTGAGCTGAAGACGGAGCTCGGCCAGATCAAGAAAGCAAATAGGCAATATCAGCAGAAGATACGACTacttgaggaagaaaaagatcaGTGTGTAACAAAAGCTCAAGCCCTTGAAGAAGAACTAAAGCTGATGAAGGAAGGAAAGCAGAATCAGAAAGAGTCCAGCAGCCCTAAGATTCCTAGCTTTTCTAAAACCAATTCCAAAGTTACTCCCGTCCGTGAAGATATGAAGCCCTCAAAG AAGAATGAAATGGTGAAGAACTCTAGTCAGCATCGCGATTCTAAAAGGAGACAACCCTTGAAGAATGGTAAAGTACAAGAACTTTTAAACGATCAACAGAAACTTAGTGGCAACCAATATCAAAGAGAG gaTGATAGTGGCAATGAAATTCCTGATGGAAGTTCTCCTGCTGTTGGAGTCGATCCTGCTTCAAAGCTTCAGTTACTTGAGAATGAACTTGCCAAGGCTTTGGaagcaaataacatatataaagcTCAGATTGACAG GTTGTTGTCTGAGGGACAAAGCAGCCACACTGACGTTTCTAGAAAATCAACAGCTGAAGACGAAATAGTGGCAAAAGAAAGGAATGGACGCACAAAATCATCACTAGAGGCAGAGTTAATAGACATTCGCGAGCGTTACCTCCACATGAGCCTCAAATACGCAGAGGTAGAAGCTCAGCGTGAGGAACTTGTGATGAAGCTCAAGACAGTCAAGAATGTGAAAAGGACGTGGTTATCGTAA
- the LOC109018562 gene encoding myosin-11-like isoform X2: MFRLHNKNKHAKSGNRVDFNFSRFKALQVPKGWDKLLVSIISVETGKTLSKSGKALVHNGSCQWAETLSGSLRISQDDPSKELEDCFFKLVVSTASSRSGILGEAIVNMIAYMSSPSPAPVSLPLNKCNYGTILQVKIHCLTPITKLRDEESKETNFRMEHQEANYNDVDSKSDVSGSTFTRSIGSSSSKDLGSTSHPGEPGSRETSFSASSSHHSNDSREGSTGREKFSPRSSLSSDGHGLIGREAAIGSQDIVHSGFNPIGNPIQSDHSSSNLRLTASGNDSQNSWQEFATSSLKPAGSSKNLMEAAHDTIDRAEAKMWERDARKLMLDLDILRKEFTEQSKNQENLTMELSAAYADRDGLKKLVEQMKISLERPMVQQAETEHSTFQDEDISHIQKELKDELKFQKESNADLALQLQRSQASNLELVSVLQELEETIEKQKIEINTLSAPPSKLSDIENFIQVTVEENRNLMLQLQQLQESEKSLQVKVQQLEQALEKNHPEGSEGSLNNYTILEIEANFKGRLDAKDEEILMLRAKLSESLKGRNFPDRGSINEGDANLIREIEILKEKMQELERDCDELTDENLELLFKLKEAKKNSMMGGTIVDLPTNELLNKSFVSFEPEMTEHKSQMYCVEDKLQIKNLVETEDKDFLSTQELETLNIELQNQVTEQGKKLTDKISDIAKLETKLQYKEEEIGVLKQCQIDLEAKISHLQKENIQLEKQMKVMHRESDITSKCLNDLRSDLIVSNSLDSHVSANKILERKSSELENGKHELELCIMELKQENMQLSLCISGLEDQLRHLTDERESKSQAQSLQDEISRLRIEISSEKADMKEKLQDMQNRWSEAQEECDYLVRENSKLKATAVNLIEECSTLQKSNGELRKQKSELHERFALLEAKLRESEIKFENCSKSVGILEDNISSMLVDISSKEKSLTSELDALVVENRRNVEKLTVGERLFNQMYLEKNVELENLQQHVEHLTDQLSAIHEAKERIATDAVLEVSNLLADKVSLESALQESQTKMKWIENELEMTRTESESKLQSLIDELAASKQNQEKLMADHERVFKLLENYKSDEEKFKNTVNGLELKLAFSEYEREQLLEESKKMKVELQNMAHLHDDVLAVKNDLHATKLEKERLEASLHLISGECEDLKTEKNLLVEKISALEDCKRKRVTLEDKAQCAREAELKTELGQIKKANRQYQQKIRLLEEEKDQCVTKAQALEEELKLMKEGKQNQKESSSPKIPSFSKTNSKVTPVREDMKPSKDDSGNEIPDGSSPAVGVDPASKLQLLENELAKALEANNIYKAQIDRLLSEGQSSHTDVSRKSTAEDEIVAKERNGRTKSSLEAELIDIRERYLHMSLKYAEVEAQREELVMKLKTVKNVKRTWLS; the protein is encoded by the exons ATGTTCAGACTCCACAACAAGAACAAGCATGCCAAATCTGGTAACAGAGTTGATTTCAACTTCTCCCGCTTCAAGGCCCTCCAG GTTCCGAAAGGCTGGGACAAGCTGCTTGTATCTATTATCTCTGTCGAAACTGGGAAAACGCTGTCAAAGTCAGGCAAAGCACTTGTACATAATGGAAGTTGTCAATGGGCAGAAACTCTGTCAGGATCTTTACGGATTTCACAGGATGACCCTTCAAAGGAGCTAGAAGATTGTTTCTTCAAGCTTGTTGTCTCCACG GCTTCATCTAGATCTGGCATCCTTGGGGAGGCCATTGTCAACATGATAGCCTATATGAGTTCACCTTCTCCTGCTCCAGTTTCACTGCCACTGAATAAGTGCAATTATGGGACAATCTTACAA GTAAAAATTCACTGCCTGACACCAATAACAAAACTCAG GGATGAAGAATCGAAAGAGACGAATTTTCGTATGGAACATCAGGAAGCAAATTATAATGATGTGGACTCTAAGTCAGATGTGTCTGGAAGCACATTTACGAGGAGTATTGGATCTTCCTCTAGTAAAGATTTGGGATCTACCTCTCACCCAGGAGAACCTGGGAGTAGG GAAACAAGTTTCTCTGCATCGAGTTCACATCATAGCAATGATTCGAGGGAGGGTTCCACAGGGAGGGAAAAGTTCTCCCCGAGAAGCAGCTTAAGTAGTGATGGACATGGTCTAATTGGAAGAGAAGCAGCAATCGGCTCCCAAGACATTGTGCATTCTGGTTTCAATCCCATCGGTAATCCTATTCAATCAGATCATTCATCATCTAATTTGCGGCTAACAGCATCAGGAAATGACTCCCAGAATAGTTGGCAAGAATTTGCAACATCATCTTTGAAACCTGCTGGTTCTTCTAAAAATCTTATGGAAGCAGCACATGATACAATTGATCGTGCAGAAGCAAAGATGTGGGAGAGGGATGCACGGAAGCTGATGCTCGATTTGGATATACTGAGGAAGGAATTCACCGAACAGTCCAAAAACCAGGAAAATTTAACCATGGAGCTTTCAGCAGCATATGCTGATCGTGATGGTTTAAAGAAACTTGTTGAACAAATGAAAATCTCACTAGAGAGACCTATGGTGCAACAAGCAGAGACTGAGCATTCAACATTTCAAGATGAAGACATATCCCATATTCAAAAAGAACTAAAGGATGAACTGAAGTTTCAGAAAGAATCCAATGCCGATTTGGCTCTGCAGTTGCAGCGGAGTCAAGCATCAAATCTTGAGCTCGTTTCTGTTCTTCAGGAGCTGGAGGAGACCATAGAAAAGCAGAAAATTGAGATAAACACTCTTTCAGCACCACCATCAAAACTTAGTGACATTGAAAACTTTATCCAAGTAACTGTGGAAGAAAACAGAAATTTAATGCTCCAGCTGCAACAATTGCAGGAATCAGAGAAGAGTTTGCAAGTTAAGGTACAACAGCTGGAGCAGGCCTTGGAGAAAAATCATCCTGAAGGGAGTGAAGGGAGTTTGAACAACTACACCATTTTAGAAATTGAGGCCAACTTCAAAGGTAGATTAGATGCTAAAGACGAAGAAATCCTTATGTTAAGAGCAAAGTTATCCGAGTCTCTTAAAGGAAGAAACTTCCCTGATAGGGGATCCATAAATGAAGGTGATGCAAATCTAATCAGAgaaattgaaatattgaaagaaaaaatgcagGAGCTAGAAAGGGATTGCGATGAGCTGACAGATGAAAACCTTGAACTTTTATTCAAGCTTAAGGAAGCAAAAAAGAATTCCATGATGGGAGGCACTATTGTCGATCTTCCAACCAATGAGCtattaaataaatcttttgtcAGCTTTGAGCCTGAAATGACTGAACATAAATCCCAAATGTACTGTGTGGAAGATAAGTTACAGATTAAAAATCTCGTGGAGACTGAAGATAAGGACTTTCTCTCTACTCAAGAACTTGAGACTTTGAACATAGAACTGCAAAATCAAGTTACAGAACAGGGTAAGAAATTGACTGACAAAATTTCTGATATTGCAAAACTTGAGACTAAGTTGCAGTATAAGGAAGAAGAGATTGGAGTACTTAAACAGTGTCAGATTGATTTGGAGGCTAAGATCTCTCAtcttcaaaaggagaatatccAGCTAGAGAAACAAATGAAAGTCATGCATAGAGAAAGTGATATCACATCTAAATGCTTAAATGATTTGCGAAGTGATTTGATAGTTAGCAACAGCTTGGACTCCCATGTTTCTGCCAATAAGATTCTGGAAAGGAAATCTTCAGAGCTAGAAAATGGAAAACACGAACTAGAGCTTTGTATAATGGAGCTTAAACAAGAAAATATGCAGTTATCATTGTGTATATCTGGTTTGGAAGATCAACTAAGACATTTGACTGATGAGAGGGAGTCCAAATCTCAGGCTCAGAGTCTTCAGGATGAGATCTCTAGGTTAAGGATTGAGATAAGTTCTGAAAAGGCAGATATGAAAGAGAAGTTACAGGACATGCAAAACCGCTGGTCAGAAGCTCAGGAAGAATGTGACTATCTTGTaagagaaaattcaaaattaaaagcaacAGCTGTGAATCTCATTGAAGAATGCAGTACGCTTCAGAAATCAAATGGAGAGTTGAGGAAGCAAAAATCAGAGTTGCATGAGCGTTTTGCCCTCTTGGAGGCAAAGTTGAGAGAGTCagagataaaatttgaaaattgctCCAAAAGTGTTGGAATCTTAGAagataatatttcttcaatgttgGTAGATATTTCTTCAAAAGAGAAAAGCCTTACTTCAGAATTAGATGCACTTGTTGTCGAAAATAGAAGAAACGTAGAAAAACTTACTGTGGGAGAAAGATTATTCAATCAGATGtatttggagaaaaatgttGAACTTGAGAACCTCCAGCAACATGTAGAACACCTAACCGATCAACTTTCTGCAATTCATGAGGCAAAAGAGAGAATAGCTACTGATGCTGTGCTTGAAGTATCCAATTTACTGGCAGATAAAGTTAGTTTGGAATCTGCTCTTCAAGAGTCTCAAACCAAGATGAAGTGGATTGAGAATGAGCTTGAAATGACACGAACAGAATCTGAATCGAAGCTGCAAAGCCTGATTGATGAGCTTGCGGCTTCGAAACAAAACCAGGAAAAGCTGATGGCTGACCATGAAAGGGTGTTTAAGTTGTTGGAGAATTATAAATCAGAtgaagaaaagtttaaaaataccgTGAATGGTCTTGAGCTAAAGCTCGCATTTTCAGAATATGAACGGGAACAACTTTTGGAAGAATCCAAAAAAATGAAGGTTGAGCTCCAGAATATGGCACATCTTCATGATGATGTTTTGGCTGTTAAGAATGACCTTCATGCAACCAAGCTCGAGAAAGAGAGATTGGAAGCATCACTGCATCTAATATCTGGAGAATGTGAAGATCTGAAGACAGAGAAGAATTTACTGGTTGAAAAGATCTCTGCTTTAGAGGACTGTAAACGTAAAAGAGTCACACTAGAAGACAAGGCGCAATGTGCTCGGGAAGCTGAGCTGAAGACGGAGCTCGGCCAGATCAAGAAAGCAAATAGGCAATATCAGCAGAAGATACGACTacttgaggaagaaaaagatcaGTGTGTAACAAAAGCTCAAGCCCTTGAAGAAGAACTAAAGCTGATGAAGGAAGGAAAGCAGAATCAGAAAGAGTCCAGCAGCCCTAAGATTCCTAGCTTTTCTAAAACCAATTCCAAAGTTACTCCCGTCCGTGAAGATATGAAGCCCTCAAAG gaTGATAGTGGCAATGAAATTCCTGATGGAAGTTCTCCTGCTGTTGGAGTCGATCCTGCTTCAAAGCTTCAGTTACTTGAGAATGAACTTGCCAAGGCTTTGGaagcaaataacatatataaagcTCAGATTGACAG GTTGTTGTCTGAGGGACAAAGCAGCCACACTGACGTTTCTAGAAAATCAACAGCTGAAGACGAAATAGTGGCAAAAGAAAGGAATGGACGCACAAAATCATCACTAGAGGCAGAGTTAATAGACATTCGCGAGCGTTACCTCCACATGAGCCTCAAATACGCAGAGGTAGAAGCTCAGCGTGAGGAACTTGTGATGAAGCTCAAGACAGTCAAGAATGTGAAAAGGACGTGGTTATCGTAA
- the LOC109016564 gene encoding caffeic acid 3-O-methyltransferase-like, with protein sequence MEDEMTESRNRARLAIMELSNMISVPMSLNAIVRLNVPDAIWQGGSNSPISSSQILARVLPSQSSADPENLQRILRMLTSYGVFAEHHNPNDSDSERKYSLTEIGKTLVTDGEGLSYAPYVLQHHQDALMKAWPLVHEAVVDPASEPFVKANGDSAYAYYGKKPEMNGLMQKAMSGVSVPFMKAVLVGYDGFEGVERLVDVGGSAGDCLRMILGKHPNVREGINFDLPEVVAKAPIIPGVTNVGGNMFHSIPSADAIFMKWILTTWTDGEVKLIMENCYNALPAGGKLIACEPVLPEQSDDSHRTRALLEGDIFVMTIYRTKGKHRTEEEYRQLGHSAGFPHFKALYIDYFYTVLEFRK encoded by the exons ATGGAGGACGAGATGACAGAAAGTCGAAACCGAGCCAGGCTGGCTATAATGGAGCTCTCCAACATGATCAGCGTGCCCATGTCCCTCAACGCCATCGTCCGCCTCAACGTCCCCGATGCCATCTGGCAAGGCGGCTCCAACTCCCCGATCTCGTCTTCTCAGATCCTCGCCCGTGTCCTCCCCTCCCAGAGCTCTGCTGATCCAGAGAACCTCCAGCGCATCCTCCGCATGCTCACCAGCTACGGCGTCTTCGCGGAGCACCATAACCCCAacgactccgactccgagagAAAGTACTCACTCACCGAGATCGGAAAGACGCTCGTCACGGACGGCGAAGGTCTATCGTACGCGCCCTACGTGCTTCAGCACCACCAGGATGCGCTCATGAAAGCGTGGCCATTGGTCCACGAGGCCGTGGTGGACCCCGCGTCGGAGCCGTTCGTGAAGGCCAACGGGGACTCGGCGTACGCTTACTACGGGAAGAAGCCGGAGATGAACGGGCTGATGCAGAAGGCGATGTCGGGAGTATCGGTGCCGTTCATGAAGGCGGTGTTGGTGGGGTACGATGGGTTTGAAGGTGTGGAGAGACTGGTGGACGTTGGGGGAAGTGCAGGGGATTGCCTGAGGATGATCCTCGGGAAGCATCCTAACGTACGGGAAGGGATCAACTTTGACTTACCGGAGGTGGTGGCCAAAGCACCGATCATTCCTG GAGTGACCAACGTTGGTGGCAACATGTTCCATTCTATTCCTTCTGCTGATGCCATCTTCATGAAG TGGATTCTGACGACATGGACGGATGGTGAAGTAAAGTTGATCATGGAGAATTGTTACAATGCACTTCCAGCAGGAGGGAAATTGATCGCCTGTGAGCCTGTGCTGCCGGAGCAGTCGGATGACAGTCATAGGACGCGCGCCCTTTTAGAAGGAGATATCTTTGTCATGACAATCTACAGGACCAAGGGTAAGCATAGGACTGAAGAAGAATACCGGCAGCTTGGTCACTCGGCTGGTTTCCCCCATTTCAAGGCACTctatattgattatttttacaCTGTTTTGGAATTCCGAAAGTGA